In Macadamia integrifolia cultivar HAES 741 chromosome 12, SCU_Mint_v3, whole genome shotgun sequence, the following are encoded in one genomic region:
- the LOC122057024 gene encoding probable receptor-like protein kinase At5g24010 → MDNKKLQFFSFTLFLILQFTALYLPSLAFTPPDNYLISCGSNDNIMVENRAFVGDSTFLLSAPRSFTLTDPNPSPGSSSLYQKARVFTRNSSYVFDIKEKGRHLVRLHFFPFSSQGCDLTSALFHVSVPGSSLSSEFSFSDNSHTSSPLLKEYIVMVNYDKLEISFASAGKSFLGFVNAIEVFSASHDLINDVGLKFLGPAGIEDDRGPSLQVLETVHRINVGGPKITPFNDTTLWRTWIPDEDFLVLKSAAKSVSSTGTLTYLEGISSREIAPDSVYLTAQEMNKSNLSGLVNFNITWAFPLSSGHGKHLVRMHFCDIVSTSESQLYFNVYVNDYSAFKDLQLSTLTDHTLATPCHLDFVTDAENSSGLMHISVGPSGMSFPQQINAILNGVEIMKIMDGGVVGSSISSRGSKSKHFAILVGSVLGGFALVCAWIVIFSVMLVKHRRKKRRQETPSETVSWSPLPMLGGGGSSHSRFSEETNSVFPGLNMNLGLKIPFAEIQFSTNNFDKNLIIGSGGFGMVYKGVLRDNTKVAVKRGMPGSKQGLYEFQTEITVLTKIRHRHLVSLIGYCEEQSEMILVYEFMEKGPLKNHLYDSGLPPLSWKQRLEICIGSARGIHYLHTVSAQGIIHRDVKSTNILLDENYVAKVADFGLSKSGPCLDETHVSTSVKGSFGYLDPEYFRMQQLTDKSDVYSFGVVLLEVLCARPVIDPLLLREEVNLAEWAMKLQKKRRLEQIIDPHLIGKINTKSLEKFSETAVKCLAKYGIDRPTMGDVLWNLEYALQLQQTAVNREPHEDSTDHGYQLPLPPVVLRVLSSGTRLEGDSDGSSEHSTTQVFSQLITNEGR, encoded by the coding sequence ATGGACAACAAAAAGCTTCAATTTTTCTCCTTTACTCTTTTCTTGATTCTCCAATTCACAGCCCTTTATCTTCCTTCACTTGCTTTCACTCCTCCGGATAATTACCTCATCAGCTGCGGATCAAACGACAACATCATGGTCGAGAACAGAGCCTTTGTGGGCGACTCCACCTTCCTCCTCTCTGCACCTCGATCGTTCACTCTAACAGACCCAAACCCATCTCCTGGTTCATCATCCCTGTACCAAAAAGCCAGAGTTTTCACAAGGAATTCAAGCTATGTGTTCGACATAAAGGAGAAAGGCAGGCACTTGGTACGTCTccatttcttccctttctcttctcagGGCTGTGATCTCACCTCAGCTCTTTTCCATGTCTCTGTTCCTGGGTCTTCTCTTTCGAGTGAGTTTAGCTTCTCAGACAACAGCCATACATCTTCTCCTTTGCTTAAGGAGTATATAGTAATGGTTAACTACGATAAGCTCGAAATCTCGTTTGCTTCGGCCGGAAAATCGTTTTTGGGGTTCGTTAACGCCATCGAAGTCTTCTCTGCTTCTCATGATCTTATTaatgatgtgggactaaaatttcTTGGTCCTGCGGGAATCGAGGATGACAGAGGTCCATCGTTGCAGGTTTTGGAGACTGTTCACAGGATCAATGTCGGAGGTCCCAAAATCACACCCTTCAATGATACTACTCTGTGGAGGACTTGGATCCCTGACGAGGATTTTCTGGTCTTGAAGTCTGCAGCGAAATCTGTTTCTTCCACTGGAACCCTGACCTACCTGGAAGGAATTAGCAGCAGAGAGATCGCTCCTGATAGTGTTTACCTGACCGCCCAAGAGATGAATAAGAGTAACCTTTCTGGGTTGGTGAATTTCAATATAACTTGGGCTTTTCCTCTGAGCTCTGGCCATGGAAAGCACTTGGTTCGGATGCATTTCTGTGATATCGTTAGTACTTCTGAATCTCAGCTCTACTTCAATGTGTACGTCAACGACTACTCAGCTTTCAAAGATCTTCAGCTCAGTACTCTTACAGATCACACGCTGGCGACTCCTTGCCACCTTGATTTCGTCACTGATGCAGAGAATTCTTCTGGGTTAATGCACATAAGCGTTGGTCCTTCTGGTATGAGTTTTCCTCAACAAATCAATGCAATTCTCAATGGTGTAGAGATCATGAAGATTATGGATGGTGGGGTTGTTGGGTCTTCGATTTCGTCCAGAGGATCGAAGAGCAAACATTTCGCAATTCTGGTGGGTTCAGTGCTTGGAGGCTTTGCTCTTGTATGTGCTtggattgtgatcttttctgtCATGTTAGTTAAGcataggaggaagaagagacgaCAAGAAACGCCTTCAGAAACTGTGTCCTGGTCTCCCCTGCCCATGCTTGGAGGTGGGGGGAGTTCTCACAGCAGGTTCAGTGAAGAGACCAACAGTGTGTTTCCTGGCTTGAACATGAACCTTGGCTTGAAGATTCCTTTTGCAGAGATACAATTTTCCACCAACAATTTCGATAAGAATCTGATCATCGGCTCTGGTGGATTCGGTATGGTCTACAAAGGGGTGCTGAGAGATAACACGAAAGTTGCCGTGAAGCGTGGTATGCCAGGCTCCAAGCAAGGCCTTTATGAATTCCAGACAGAGATCACAGTCTTAACTAAAATTCGACACAGACACCTAGTCTCCTTAATTGGGTACTGTGAAGAACAGTCAGAGATGATACTAGTATATGAGTTCATGGAAAAAGGACCATTGAAGAATCACTTATATGATTCAGGGTTGCCTCCTTTGTCTTGGAAGCAGAGGCTTGAGATATGCATTGGTTCTGCCAGAGGTATTCACTATCTTCACACTGTTTCTGCCCAAGGAATCATCCATCGAGATGTGAAGTCGACCAATATATTGCTTGATGAGAATTATGTTGCTAAGGTTGCTGATTTCGGGCTTTCAAAGTCCGGCCCGTGTCTTGACGAGACTCATGTTAGCACTAGTGTTAAAGGTAGTTTCGGGTATCTGGACCCAGAGTACTTCAGAATGCAGCAGCTCACAGATAAATCGGATGTCTATTCATTTGGTGTGGTACTTCTTGAAGTACTCTGTGCCAGACCAGTCATTGATCCTTTGCTTTTGAGGGAGGAGGTGAACTTAGCTGAATGGGCAATGAAGTTGCAGAAGAAACGGCGGCTTGAGCAAATCATCGATCCTCATCTCATTGGCAAAATCAATACCAAGTCTCTTGAGAAATTTTCAGAGACTGCAGTGAAATGCTTGGCTAAGTATGGTATTGATAGGCCTACAATGGGTGATGTGCTCTGGAACTTGGAGTATGCACTGCAGCTCCAGCAGACTGCAGTGAACAGAGAACCTCATGAGGATAGCACGGATCATGGATATCAGCTCCCGTTGCCTCCTGTTGTTTTACGTGTACTATCTAGTGGCACAAGGCTTGAAGGGGACAGTGATGGAAGTTCTGAGCATAGTACAACTCAAGTATTTTCGCAATTGATTACCAATGAAGGTAGATAG